Proteins encoded by one window of Candidatus Nitrosocosmicus hydrocola:
- a CDS encoding isocitrate lyase/PEP mutase family protein encodes MSLSKLLNRENSILVMPGVYDALTAKIAEHVGFEAIFQTGYGTSASMLALPDFGFLSITETIETARRITRAVDIPLIVDVDTGYGNPLTVAKLVNDLQRIDVSGIFLEDQVWPKRCGHMKGKEVIDSSEYIHKLKSAIDAKKKDSDFLIVARTDAAAPLGLDEAIRRGKLYKQIGADIVFVEAPHSIEDMKKVSEQIDAPLVANMIEEGVTPNLTSAELLDLGYKIALFPLSGLYSSTYAIYNTFDTLKRTGTTKSIKEKMMKFKEFNELVELDKYMKMENKYA; translated from the coding sequence TTGTCTTTAAGCAAACTGTTGAATCGTGAAAATAGTATTTTAGTAATGCCAGGTGTTTATGATGCACTAACTGCAAAGATAGCAGAACATGTGGGATTTGAAGCTATTTTTCAAACAGGATATGGAACCTCTGCATCAATGTTAGCCTTACCTGATTTCGGATTCTTAAGCATAACAGAGACCATAGAGACTGCCCGCCGAATAACTAGGGCAGTCGATATCCCTTTAATTGTAGATGTGGATACAGGCTATGGCAATCCATTGACCGTGGCAAAACTCGTAAACGACTTACAAAGAATTGACGTTTCGGGAATATTTCTTGAGGATCAGGTATGGCCTAAGAGATGTGGACATATGAAGGGAAAGGAAGTCATTGATTCAAGTGAATATATTCACAAGCTCAAGTCTGCTATTGATGCCAAGAAAAAGGATTCAGACTTTTTGATTGTGGCAAGGACGGATGCTGCCGCTCCACTGGGTCTTGATGAGGCTATTAGACGGGGAAAATTATACAAGCAAATAGGTGCCGACATTGTGTTTGTTGAAGCTCCTCACTCCATTGAAGATATGAAAAAGGTTTCTGAGCAGATAGATGCTCCTTTGGTCGCTAACATGATAGAGGAGGGGGTAACCCCTAATCTAACTTCTGCCGAACTATTGGATTTAGGTTATAAAATTGCGCTATTTCCACTATCAGGACTATACTCCTCTACGTATGCGATTTATAATACTTTTGATACCTTAAAACGAACTGGTACCACAAAATCAATAAAGGAGAAAATGATGAAATTCAAAGAATTCAATGAGTTAGTAGAACTCGATAAATATATGAAAATGGAAAATAAATATGCTTGA
- a CDS encoding methionine biosynthesis protein MetW translates to MQLLPYRKKIRSLVSLSKELRRDLVKSLMQKDWEFPEMFEDYEKYHTNISTGKAVRYDLIKDWIEPGSTVLDVGVGDGLMAELLMKNKSAIMKGMDISNVACEKAKNRGIPVSVKDINNGISLDKDEYYDYILFIEVIEHTVYPQKILAEAVSHAKKGVIVTIPNSAYIKWRVQLMRGYSPRQSFSHLHFWSVNDFSLFCKDLGITILDFNTLLPPWLMKLNNLLCWQQCWFLAPKASSTKKD, encoded by the coding sequence ATGCAGCTCCTTCCTTATCGCAAAAAAATTAGAAGCTTAGTTTCTTTATCTAAGGAACTAAGAAGGGATCTAGTGAAATCGTTAATGCAGAAAGACTGGGAGTTTCCAGAAATGTTTGAAGATTATGAAAAATATCACACTAATATAAGCACTGGCAAAGCCGTAAGGTATGATTTGATAAAGGATTGGATCGAACCAGGGTCCACAGTTTTGGATGTAGGTGTAGGTGACGGCCTCATGGCCGAACTATTAATGAAAAACAAAAGTGCAATAATGAAAGGCATGGATATTTCAAACGTGGCATGTGAAAAAGCCAAAAATAGGGGAATCCCAGTATCTGTAAAGGATATTAATAATGGAATTAGTCTGGATAAGGATGAATACTATGATTATATCCTGTTCATTGAAGTCATAGAGCACACGGTCTATCCTCAAAAAATACTTGCTGAAGCTGTGTCTCATGCGAAAAAAGGGGTAATTGTGACTATTCCAAATAGTGCGTACATTAAATGGAGAGTTCAGTTAATGCGAGGATATTCGCCTAGGCAATCCTTTTCTCATTTGCATTTTTGGTCAGTAAACGATTTTAGCCTTTTTTGCAAAGACCTTGGAATCACAATTTTAGATTTTAATACCTTGCTTCCACCTTGGTTGATGAAGCTTAACAATTTGCTTTGTTGGCAACAGTGCTGGTTCCTGGCGCCCAAAGCATCCTCAACCAAAAAAGACTAA
- a CDS encoding glycosyltransferase → MSDGPLPDWRIEKAAISSKNRGYEVYFAGLKPSSSYQRNIFSRIYNLAWNPKARYRLPYQWHNLKKQMKKIIDEVKPDIIHAHNVFSAKMAKEIDTYPIVYDNHEYWSKFLVYQYENNSEIDYYDKNMMDKIKRNVTTFSNQIKKTKRKVWIEWELEIVTDIPSLVPSPSIKEELSSISKKIFVLPNFPLKSEIERIVPPKNHDHFSSVYAGTSPYKGYQTPIKNIDGFLDLFEIGKLGKINVIGWNASDSEFIKYHGFMDRTAMINEMSKNSIGFIPWKKHPFHPYCSPNKAYEYAHAGLIVFSTNSLQPIFDALQNNVVGFDEYPEMVKKVQDLFSNSEEVFLKRIKTYEFARSNLLWENYENNIFDAYKQAK, encoded by the coding sequence TTGTCAGACGGCCCTCTTCCTGATTGGAGGATAGAAAAAGCTGCTATCAGTTCAAAGAACAGGGGATATGAGGTGTATTTTGCAGGTTTAAAACCCTCGTCAAGTTATCAGAGAAATATTTTTTCTCGAATTTACAATCTAGCTTGGAATCCAAAGGCCAGGTACAGATTACCCTACCAGTGGCATAATCTTAAAAAGCAAATGAAAAAAATCATCGATGAAGTAAAACCTGACATTATTCATGCCCACAATGTTTTTTCGGCTAAGATGGCCAAAGAGATCGATACATATCCTATTGTATATGACAACCATGAATATTGGTCAAAATTTTTAGTTTATCAATATGAAAACAATAGTGAGATTGATTACTATGATAAGAACATGATGGATAAAATAAAACGTAATGTTACAACTTTTAGCAATCAAATTAAGAAAACGAAACGTAAGGTGTGGATTGAATGGGAGTTAGAAATAGTTACCGATATCCCATCTTTGGTGCCTTCCCCATCGATCAAGGAGGAACTGTCAAGTATTTCAAAAAAAATATTTGTGCTGCCCAATTTTCCCTTGAAGAGCGAAATTGAAAGAATTGTCCCTCCTAAAAATCACGATCACTTTTCTTCTGTGTACGCTGGAACGTCCCCTTACAAAGGCTATCAAACGCCAATTAAAAATATTGATGGCTTTCTCGACCTATTTGAGATTGGAAAATTGGGTAAAATAAATGTCATAGGGTGGAATGCATCAGATTCAGAATTCATAAAATATCATGGTTTCATGGATAGGACTGCAATGATAAATGAGATGTCCAAAAATAGCATCGGCTTCATACCTTGGAAGAAACATCCTTTTCATCCATACTGCAGTCCAAACAAGGCCTATGAATATGCTCATGCGGGTTTGATTGTATTTAGTACAAATTCCTTGCAACCTATTTTTGACGCCTTACAAAATAATGTGGTGGGATTTGATGAATATCCCGAGATGGTGAAAAAGGTTCAGGATTTGTTTTCTAATTCAGAAGAGGTATTTCTAAAGCGGATCAAAACATACGAATTTGCACGCAGTAATTTGTTGTGGGAAAACTACGAAAACAACATATTTGATGCATACAAGCAGGCGAAATAA
- a CDS encoding class I SAM-dependent DNA methyltransferase, protein MIYNDNVDKFSINSQKKFRGGQLNGNFGVHGTGYLALGRNYNSWMYKVRRSIVSTKLLRLFSNFDNIEVLDIGSGSGFYVDIWKHLGVKDVMGCDITNVSVKSLRNIYPKADFMEFDLSSNVIPLARQFDIISAFDVLFNIFEDDKYTKAISSIYSMLKPGGLFVFSENFVHRKSFQSKFQSIHTLSEIHSLLQATGFEILERSPMFYFMSAPSDSDGIMINKFWNSIKKIASKGETFGSLIGCALYPLELLMISATKESPSTEIMVCKKQ, encoded by the coding sequence ATGATCTATAATGACAATGTAGATAAATTTAGCATAAACAGCCAGAAAAAATTTCGAGGGGGGCAACTTAATGGTAATTTTGGCGTACACGGTACTGGATATCTAGCATTAGGTAGAAATTACAATTCTTGGATGTATAAGGTAAGGAGGTCCATAGTATCTACCAAATTACTACGATTATTCTCAAACTTTGATAATATTGAAGTCCTTGACATTGGATCTGGTAGTGGATTTTATGTTGATATTTGGAAACATTTAGGGGTTAAGGACGTTATGGGTTGTGATATAACCAATGTATCGGTGAAAAGTCTTAGGAACATATATCCAAAAGCCGATTTCATGGAATTTGATTTAAGTTCTAATGTTATTCCTCTTGCCAGGCAATTTGATATAATTTCTGCATTTGATGTCTTGTTTAATATATTCGAAGATGATAAATATACAAAAGCAATCAGTAGTATTTACAGCATGTTAAAACCGGGAGGATTATTTGTATTCTCTGAAAATTTTGTACATAGAAAATCATTTCAAAGTAAATTTCAATCTATTCACACTTTATCTGAGATTCACTCGCTTTTGCAAGCGACAGGATTTGAAATTCTAGAACGATCACCAATGTTTTATTTTATGAGCGCTCCATCTGATTCCGATGGGATAATGATAAACAAGTTCTGGAATTCAATCAAAAAAATAGCAAGTAAAGGGGAAACGTTTGGGTCATTGATAGGTTGTGCACTTTATCCACTAGAACTTTTAATGATTTCGGCCACGAAAGAAAGCCCTTCAACAGAGATAATGGTATGCAAAAAACAATGA
- a CDS encoding phosphopantothenate/pantothenate synthetase, with the protein MTREITIPTTHPRYTSLMTREKIVEGYKSGLVALEGLIAHGRGECFDYLIGEQSIESAKLATEAAAAQLLISNFPVISVNGNVAALCSELLSSLYRSVKKSMLEINLFYYTKERESKISNELAKYGVSNILGTNPKNLVKIPELESNRRSVDCNGIFRADTVFVPLEDGDRTLALKKMDKNVITVDLNPLSRTSLAADITIVDNIIRVIPLLIDRIQYHEKNSNESDLMRIVKTHDNKKGLKDALFTMNKDRVDRIT; encoded by the coding sequence TTGACAAGAGAAATAACCATTCCTACAACTCATCCTAGATATACATCATTAATGACAAGAGAAAAAATAGTAGAGGGTTACAAGAGTGGACTAGTTGCTTTGGAAGGTCTAATAGCACACGGCAGAGGCGAATGCTTTGACTATTTGATCGGAGAACAATCTATCGAATCTGCCAAATTGGCAACCGAAGCTGCAGCGGCTCAGTTGTTGATTTCTAACTTTCCCGTGATATCTGTAAACGGAAACGTGGCTGCGTTATGTTCCGAACTCCTTTCCTCATTATATCGTTCAGTTAAGAAGTCCATGTTGGAAATCAATTTATTTTATTATACTAAAGAGCGTGAATCAAAAATTTCTAACGAACTTGCAAAGTATGGTGTATCAAATATTCTGGGTACCAATCCAAAGAACTTGGTCAAAATACCGGAACTTGAGAGCAACAGGAGGTCGGTTGATTGCAATGGGATATTTAGAGCAGATACGGTTTTTGTACCTCTTGAGGACGGTGATAGAACTTTGGCTCTAAAGAAAATGGACAAGAATGTTATCACAGTTGACTTAAATCCCCTTTCAAGGACTTCTTTAGCCGCAGATATTACCATAGTTGACAATATTATTAGGGTTATTCCTTTACTCATTGACCGAATTCAATATCATGAGAAAAACTCCAATGAAAGTGATCTTATGAGAATTGTAAAAACCCATGACAATAAGAAAGGCTTGAAAGATGCCTTGTTTACAATGAATAAGGATAGGGTGGATAGAATTACATGA
- a CDS encoding glycosyltransferase family A protein, which translates to MGNYNVIVTSRNSEMTIEKAILSLYNQTIKPEYIITIDDGSTDNTPNILNRMTKELQNLFIITNPDMGYDVTRIVKNWNMAINYSRKHDLIHTDYHMIGTDDTIYESDYARKIITLMDNNQNLAIVSGRYDENKYEKPHGAGRFVRNSFFDNTYYLYPEKMGYESAILITALKTKMSYTILKDARFEHTRQLGQDHHFYEFGASMRTLGYHPLFAFGRFLKYFLSGKPIGRVGALYMIYHYIFYKPKETGYDSMYPEDIRKYLRQSQINKIKSILRMK; encoded by the coding sequence ATGGGGAATTACAATGTAATTGTTACAAGCAGAAATTCAGAAATGACGATTGAAAAGGCAATTCTCTCATTATATAATCAAACGATAAAACCCGAATATATAATAACAATTGATGACGGTTCAACTGACAATACCCCAAATATACTAAACAGGATGACTAAAGAATTACAGAATTTATTTATCATAACAAACCCCGATATGGGTTATGATGTTACTAGAATTGTTAAAAATTGGAATATGGCAATAAATTACTCAAGAAAACATGACTTAATCCATACGGATTATCATATGATAGGAACAGATGATACTATTTATGAATCTGATTATGCAAGAAAAATTATTACACTAATGGATAATAATCAAAATCTAGCAATTGTTTCTGGACGCTATGATGAGAACAAGTACGAAAAACCGCATGGTGCAGGTAGGTTTGTTCGAAATTCCTTTTTTGATAACACTTATTATCTCTATCCAGAAAAAATGGGTTATGAATCAGCCATATTAATTACAGCTCTGAAAACCAAAATGAGCTATACTATTCTTAAGGATGCCAGATTTGAGCATACGCGCCAACTTGGTCAAGATCACCACTTTTATGAATTTGGCGCAAGTATGAGGACACTAGGGTATCATCCACTTTTTGCATTTGGAAGATTTCTAAAATATTTTCTCAGTGGTAAACCGATCGGAAGAGTAGGCGCTTTATATATGATTTATCATTACATTTTTTACAAACCAAAAGAGACAGGGTATGACAGCATGTATCCCGAAGATATTAGAAAGTATCTCAGGCAAAGTCAAATTAACAAGATAAAGTCGATTCTCAGAATGAAATAG
- the panB gene encoding 3-methyl-2-oxobutanoate hydroxymethyltransferase: MSPSIRDIQEKKGRSEKIAVLTAYDLTSAKICDEADIDIALVGDSAGMVMMGYPSTISVTMEEMIVFCRSVVNGSKKTLIVADMPFGSYQFDSTLAVANAVKLIKLGCHAIKIEGGLEVVPLIRELTNYGIPVMGHIGLKPQTTILWQGYKVQGKTCDSAIALYKQAIEIERAGAFSLVLELVTKEVSYEISRSLAIPTIGIGSGSGCDGQVLVYHDLLGLFDNFKPKFVKRYVESFSQNLEAVKRYRSEINSGIFPSEEHSFSMPQEESIKFTNYLSTLVNHRSNEKNQKQKEPIRHA; this comes from the coding sequence ATGAGTCCGAGCATTCGCGATATACAAGAGAAAAAAGGTAGATCCGAGAAAATTGCAGTTCTTACTGCCTATGATCTGACTAGTGCGAAAATTTGTGATGAAGCTGATATAGATATAGCATTGGTAGGAGACAGTGCTGGCATGGTCATGATGGGATATCCTAGTACCATATCTGTTACCATGGAAGAGATGATTGTTTTTTGTCGAAGTGTGGTTAATGGATCAAAAAAGACTCTGATTGTAGCAGACATGCCTTTTGGCTCATATCAATTTGATTCCACTTTAGCAGTTGCAAATGCAGTCAAATTGATAAAGTTAGGCTGCCATGCAATAAAAATTGAGGGGGGACTCGAGGTCGTACCTTTGATTCGTGAATTGACAAATTATGGGATCCCGGTAATGGGACACATTGGACTAAAACCACAAACAACCATCCTTTGGCAAGGGTACAAAGTACAGGGAAAAACTTGTGATTCAGCAATAGCACTATATAAACAAGCAATTGAAATAGAAAGGGCTGGTGCATTTAGTTTAGTTCTGGAATTAGTTACAAAAGAGGTATCATATGAGATTTCGAGATCGCTAGCGATACCTACAATTGGGATAGGTTCTGGATCTGGATGTGATGGCCAAGTTTTAGTTTATCATGATCTTTTAGGTTTATTTGACAACTTCAAACCAAAATTTGTAAAAAGATACGTGGAATCTTTTTCGCAAAACTTGGAAGCAGTTAAAAGATATAGGTCTGAAATAAACTCTGGCATATTTCCTAGCGAGGAACATTCCTTTTCAATGCCTCAAGAGGAATCAATAAAATTTACAAATTATCTTTCCACTTTGGTGAATCATCGTTCTAATGAAAAAAATCAAAAACAAAAAGAGCCTATACGTCATGCATAG
- a CDS encoding glycosyltransferase, producing the protein MKILHLSDTSLPDWRIEKAAISSKNRGYEVYFAGKRVLSDHQSIFDKHFEIQWTSRSRNKFPFYWHNLKKQMKKIIDEVKPDIIHAHNVFSAKMAKEIDTYPIVYDNHEYWSIYLKRQLESEGFKSNAKNNFNIQSNLDMTKKRFRNFIKSRYVKIWSNIEEDLVSSTPTITVSNTIVVDLKKLGKNIHLVPNFPLRDEVNWIPEPEFHNHKSSVYAGVEPTGIVKSMHRNIEGFVDLFSNKDVGKLFVLGWSNNNISMPNVQYLGFLNRTEMYKQMQKHSIGIVPFRTHWSHVYISPNKAYEYAHAGLFVISSNGFVPVFDTLQDNCLAFIDYADLQTKLRYLLEDMDELYRKRVKTYKFARNNLLWENYENNIFEAYRQA; encoded by the coding sequence ATTAAAATATTACATTTATCCGACACTTCTCTGCCGGATTGGAGGATAGAAAAAGCTGCTATCAGTTCAAAGAACAGGGGATATGAGGTGTATTTCGCGGGTAAACGGGTTTTATCAGATCATCAGTCTATATTTGATAAGCATTTTGAGATCCAGTGGACATCACGATCAAGAAACAAGTTTCCGTTTTATTGGCATAATCTTAAAAAGCAAATGAAAAAAATCATCGATGAAGTAAAACCTGACATTATTCATGCCCACAATGTTTTTTCGGCTAAGATGGCCAAAGAGATCGATACATATCCTATTGTATATGACAACCATGAATATTGGTCCATATACTTAAAAAGACAACTGGAATCTGAAGGTTTCAAGAGCAACGCCAAGAATAACTTCAATATCCAATCGAACCTTGATATGACAAAAAAGCGCTTTAGAAATTTTATTAAATCACGATATGTAAAAATCTGGTCAAATATAGAAGAGGATTTGGTATCCTCGACTCCCACAATCACAGTTTCAAATACTATAGTTGTCGACCTAAAAAAGTTGGGCAAAAATATCCATCTCGTGCCTAATTTTCCATTACGCGATGAGGTAAATTGGATTCCTGAGCCAGAATTTCATAACCATAAATCATCGGTTTATGCTGGTGTAGAACCAACTGGAATTGTAAAATCAATGCACAGAAATATTGAAGGATTTGTAGATCTTTTTAGTAACAAGGATGTTGGAAAATTATTTGTTTTAGGTTGGAGCAACAACAACATATCTATGCCAAACGTTCAGTATTTGGGATTTTTGAATAGAACCGAAATGTACAAACAAATGCAAAAGCATTCGATTGGAATTGTCCCATTTCGGACGCATTGGTCTCATGTATATATCAGTCCTAACAAGGCTTATGAGTATGCACATGCAGGACTATTTGTCATTTCTTCTAACGGTTTTGTTCCTGTTTTTGATACATTACAGGATAATTGTCTTGCGTTCATTGACTATGCCGATCTTCAAACCAAATTACGATATCTGTTAGAGGATATGGATGAATTATACCGTAAGCGTGTAAAAACATACAAATTTGCACGCAATAATTTGTTGTGGGAAAATTATGAGAATAATATCTTTGAAGCATACAGGCAAGCTTAA
- a CDS encoding pantoate kinase, whose product MVIVSQVPIAISKAYSPGHITGFFSTQDQSDARLNFNFQGSLGAGFSIDRGIVSTVRVFQSSNKNYEIKLNGFSDCELKVSKYVTEYYLRLIQKPVLITVDHESNLPIGYGLGSSGSAALSLSYALNDALSTNLSKIQAAQVAHQADIVCNTGRGTVVSEYVGGLELRVSIGGPGVCQIEKTELTSQWFAVILCLEPIETNLFLSKYLKGSKYQILNELGKQMLLQLRQSKSVDKFMDLSYEFASQCRLTEGKCKEPLMQLQSEGFKSSIALFGHTLFTLIQKNNLHKVIEILKQYDDKLIVCGIDNLGARLLKNVG is encoded by the coding sequence GTGGTTATAGTCTCGCAGGTTCCAATTGCAATTTCAAAGGCATACAGCCCAGGCCATATTACGGGATTTTTCTCTACTCAGGATCAAAGTGATGCTCGTTTGAATTTCAATTTTCAAGGTTCTTTAGGTGCAGGGTTTAGCATTGACCGAGGGATTGTATCTACCGTAAGAGTTTTTCAATCCTCAAATAAGAATTATGAGATAAAATTAAATGGCTTTTCAGACTGCGAATTAAAGGTTTCGAAGTATGTGACAGAATATTACTTGCGTCTCATTCAAAAACCTGTTTTGATAACAGTTGATCACGAATCCAACTTACCTATCGGATATGGCTTGGGATCAAGTGGATCTGCAGCTCTAAGTTTATCATACGCATTAAACGATGCACTTTCTACTAACCTTTCAAAAATCCAAGCAGCCCAAGTAGCACATCAAGCTGACATAGTTTGCAACACGGGAAGAGGAACTGTTGTATCGGAATACGTTGGTGGGCTAGAATTAAGGGTAAGTATTGGAGGTCCTGGGGTATGCCAAATCGAAAAAACTGAATTGACCTCCCAATGGTTTGCTGTAATACTTTGTTTAGAACCTATAGAAACAAATCTATTTCTTTCAAAGTATCTAAAAGGGAGTAAATATCAAATCCTAAACGAGTTGGGAAAACAGATGTTATTACAATTACGTCAATCAAAAAGTGTTGATAAATTTATGGATCTATCTTACGAATTTGCATCACAATGCAGATTAACTGAAGGAAAATGTAAAGAACCGTTAATGCAACTACAGTCAGAGGGATTCAAATCTAGCATAGCCCTATTTGGACACACCCTTTTTACGCTGATACAAAAAAATAATTTGCACAAAGTAATTGAGATTTTGAAACAATATGACGACAAGTTGATTGTTTGTGGGATTGATAACTTGGGTGCCAGGTTGTTAAAGAATGTTGGTTGA
- a CDS encoding glycosyltransferase family 4 protein — protein MNILHVWDQSGVACILAKNQNKLGHNAKVIRRANYDPYSIYEFYNELVEFVDETNYLDFCLKEAKSADIVHIHSRTDALLYLKKKLENKTKIIMHFHGTDLRGIKRKYTINEMVASPKLLFKNIRVARIRQRNNLLAEEFADKVLYSTPDLRKFLKVSDPILVHIPIDTDHFTRSKNIQAKEDFFIFNTQAISNMKWIVNYCKIHGINKLNIIDRIRQPIKYSEMPLFLKQYKTYVDVRYVNDELLPNLSTTALQSLACGLDVLDYNLNRITELPSDRAGSNATKIVQKIYEEIQ, from the coding sequence TTGAACATACTTCACGTCTGGGATCAATCAGGAGTGGCATGTATTCTAGCCAAAAATCAAAATAAGCTAGGTCACAATGCTAAAGTCATTAGAAGAGCTAATTACGATCCCTATAGCATATATGAGTTTTATAATGAACTCGTTGAATTTGTTGATGAAACAAATTATCTGGACTTTTGCCTAAAGGAAGCAAAGAGTGCTGACATTGTACATATCCATAGTCGCACTGATGCGTTATTGTATCTAAAAAAGAAATTAGAAAACAAGACAAAAATCATAATGCACTTTCATGGTACCGATTTACGAGGGATCAAACGAAAGTATACCATAAACGAAATGGTAGCTAGTCCGAAGCTTCTTTTCAAGAATATCAGGGTTGCACGAATCCGCCAAAGGAATAATCTATTAGCAGAAGAATTTGCAGATAAGGTACTGTATTCTACGCCTGATCTAAGAAAATTTTTAAAGGTGAGTGATCCGATTCTCGTACATATCCCAATTGATACCGATCATTTTACAAGGAGTAAAAACATACAAGCTAAAGAGGATTTTTTTATTTTTAACACCCAAGCTATTTCTAATATGAAATGGATTGTTAACTACTGCAAGATTCATGGGATTAATAAGTTGAATATAATTGATAGAATACGACAACCGATAAAGTATTCTGAGATGCCTTTATTCCTTAAACAGTACAAAACTTATGTTGATGTTAGATACGTAAACGACGAACTATTGCCTAATCTAAGCACTACTGCACTCCAATCGTTGGCCTGCGGTTTAGATGTACTAGATTATAATCTTAACCGTATTACCGAATTACCTTCCGATCGTGCTGGCTCAAATGCTACTAAAATTGTTCAAAAAATATACGAAGAAATTCAATGA
- a CDS encoding phosphopantothenoylcysteine decarboxylase: MHSEKSNTNYFTDNAPNNISVNHPSKDIKGTLGQELNGKKVVVCVTASVACYKAIDLIRAFVRHGADVCVVMSKTVEKFMSKDYFLWASGNEVISELSGELEHVRVANYNTSDLIVVYPCTANTIGKFANGIDDTPVTSILSIALGSSIPIIIAPAMHEAMYYNTIIKSNIQKLENNGVKFSKPVLEEDKAKVAPVDLVLSQCISIILSHVPSVTPMESQGESTWNFFCKNDTDMLSNSGEKKLLSFFTKKRILISVGSTIEYIDPVRIISNTSSGKMGFSLINRALKHGLEVTIIKGVTQIDESFSKFSEQNKNRPQLIETRTTDQMDQAITNELNKKKFDIVMLAAAVSDFRPSLVSDKKIPTDNNSIDLKLLPTVKIVDKIKHIQKGTYLVAFKAEYRVGYQNLLSKSWQKLVQSRADLIIANDVGSGEPVIGSDSNKILALDRERNYYDFPLQGKNDVAENIFKLIHLKLCRNKMQ, from the coding sequence ATGCATAGTGAAAAATCAAACACAAATTACTTCACAGACAATGCACCGAATAATATTTCTGTCAATCACCCATCAAAGGATATTAAGGGAACCTTAGGACAGGAGTTGAATGGTAAAAAGGTGGTTGTATGTGTGACGGCGAGTGTTGCGTGTTATAAGGCCATTGATCTTATTCGGGCTTTTGTCAGACACGGCGCTGATGTCTGTGTAGTGATGTCAAAAACTGTTGAAAAATTTATGAGCAAGGACTATTTTTTATGGGCCAGTGGTAACGAAGTTATTTCCGAACTGTCCGGTGAATTAGAACATGTAAGAGTGGCAAATTACAACACATCTGATTTGATTGTGGTCTATCCTTGTACTGCTAATACTATAGGCAAGTTTGCAAATGGAATAGATGATACACCCGTAACTTCTATATTGTCAATCGCACTAGGATCTTCAATTCCGATAATTATAGCCCCTGCAATGCATGAGGCAATGTACTATAATACAATAATAAAATCAAACATTCAGAAATTAGAGAATAATGGGGTTAAATTTTCTAAGCCCGTCTTAGAGGAAGACAAGGCCAAAGTCGCACCAGTAGATCTCGTGCTTTCGCAATGTATATCCATTATCTTATCCCATGTACCAAGTGTTACTCCTATGGAATCACAGGGTGAGTCTACTTGGAATTTTTTTTGTAAGAATGACACAGATATGCTTTCTAATTCCGGAGAGAAAAAATTATTGTCATTCTTTACAAAAAAGAGGATCTTAATTTCTGTAGGCAGCACAATAGAATATATCGACCCCGTCAGGATTATTTCTAATACAAGCTCTGGCAAAATGGGTTTTTCCTTGATAAACCGAGCTCTCAAACATGGATTGGAGGTTACAATAATAAAAGGTGTAACTCAGATAGATGAAAGCTTTAGTAAATTCTCTGAACAAAACAAAAATCGTCCTCAACTAATCGAAACTAGAACCACCGACCAAATGGATCAGGCTATTACTAATGAACTGAATAAGAAAAAATTTGACATCGTCATGTTGGCAGCCGCCGTTTCAGATTTTAGACCTAGTCTGGTTTCTGACAAGAAAATTCCGACTGATAATAATTCAATTGACTTAAAGCTCTTACCAACTGTCAAGATTGTAGACAAAATAAAACATATTCAAAAGGGCACTTATCTTGTTGCATTCAAAGCAGAGTATCGGGTTGGTTATCAAAATCTGTTATCAAAATCGTGGCAAAAATTGGTTCAGTCTAGAGCCGATTTGATAATTGCCAATGATGTAGGTTCAGGTGAACCTGTCATTGGTTCTGACTCAAATAAAATATTAGCACTAGATAGAGAACGTAACTACTATGATTTTCCGCTCCAAGGAAAAAATGATGTCGCAGAAAATATATTCAAATTGATTCATCTTAAACTTTGTAGAAACAAGATGCAATAA